The Deltaproteobacteria bacterium HGW-Deltaproteobacteria-6 genome has a segment encoding these proteins:
- the rfbB gene encoding dTDP-glucose 4,6-dehydratase, with product MKRVLITGGCGFIGSNFVRHMLEHYPDCHLTNLDKLTYAGNPGNLTDIERSPRYRFVKGDIGDAALVRKIFADEQIDTVIHFAAESHVDRSITGPAEFVQTNIMGTFNLLEAARDSWLSDSSGNPSDKGCRFLHVSTDEVYGSLGDTGAFQETTPYDPRSPYSASKASSDHLVSAYFHTYGLPTLITNCSNNYGPYQFPEKLIPLIINNALQGKSLPVYGDGKNVRDWLYVADHCEAILTVIARGLAGETYNIGGNSEKQNIEIVHTICDLLDEKVGLLSGGKNRRTLVTYVKDRAGHDRRYAIDATKIRTQLGWNPRVNFKDGMRKTVEWYLDHQDWIASVTDGSYREYYEKMYGKD from the coding sequence GTGAAGCGAGTACTGATAACAGGCGGATGCGGTTTTATCGGATCAAATTTTGTCCGCCACATGCTGGAGCATTATCCCGATTGTCACCTGACCAATCTGGACAAGCTGACTTACGCCGGCAATCCCGGCAATTTGACGGATATTGAAAGGAGTCCGCGGTATCGCTTTGTGAAGGGCGATATCGGCGATGCCGCTTTGGTCAGAAAAATCTTTGCCGACGAACAGATCGATACCGTCATTCATTTTGCCGCTGAGTCTCATGTGGATCGCAGCATTACCGGACCGGCTGAATTTGTACAGACCAATATTATGGGAACCTTCAACCTTCTGGAAGCGGCGCGCGACTCATGGCTCTCCGATTCTTCGGGCAACCCGTCGGACAAGGGCTGTCGATTTCTGCATGTCAGCACCGATGAGGTTTACGGATCTCTTGGCGACACCGGCGCTTTTCAGGAGACCACCCCCTATGATCCCCGGTCGCCTTATTCCGCCAGCAAGGCATCTTCCGACCATCTGGTCAGTGCGTATTTTCATACCTATGGCCTGCCGACGCTGATTACCAATTGTTCCAACAATTACGGACCCTACCAGTTTCCGGAAAAGCTCATCCCGCTGATCATCAACAACGCCCTGCAGGGGAAGTCTTTGCCGGTTTACGGCGACGGCAAAAATGTCCGGGATTGGCTCTATGTTGCTGATCATTGTGAGGCGATTCTAACCGTCATTGCCCGCGGGCTGGCTGGCGAAACTTACAACATCGGCGGAAACAGCGAAAAACAAAACATTGAAATCGTCCACACGATCTGTGATCTTCTGGATGAAAAAGTCGGCCTATTGTCCGGCGGCAAGAACAGAAGAACGCTGGTTACCTACGTCAAAGACCGCGCCGGACATGATCGCCGCTACGCCATTGACGCCACAAAGATCCGCACGCAGCTCGGATGGAATCCCCGGGTAAATTTTAAGGACGGGATGCGCAAGACCGTTGAATGGTATCTGGATCATCAAGACTGGATTGCCTCCGTGACCGACGGCAGCTACCGCGAGTATTATGAAAAAATGTACGGGAAGGATTAA
- a CDS encoding NAD(P)/FAD-dependent oxidoreductase, producing MQMNETVDIVIVGAGVVGLAIAEAVAVRNRQVVVLEKNNSFGQETSSRNSEVIHAGIYYPKEFLKSHLCLQGNRLLYSWCEKHHVPHRRIGKLIVATNEAECADLERIKITAHDNGVEKLELLGRVQLKSKEPEVNAVAALFSPDTGIIDTHRLMQTLLASAGKKEAIITYRSEVTAIHFDGSVWDLEINNGEYRISTKTLINSAGLSADLIAALTGIDIDAAGYRLKPCKGNYFTAAPSPRIHHLIYPVPVKNNVGLGIHATLDLSGRVRFGPDSRYLSDDRAFDYAVDEGLKTAFHESIQRYLPGVSLDALTPDMSGIRPKIQGPGDPAMDFVIREESDCGMHGLINLIGIESPGMTSCLAIGKHVGELIS from the coding sequence ATGCAGATGAACGAAACAGTTGATATTGTCATCGTTGGCGCAGGAGTTGTCGGCTTGGCGATTGCCGAAGCCGTGGCGGTAAGAAACCGTCAGGTTGTCGTCCTGGAAAAAAACAATTCCTTCGGCCAGGAAACAAGTTCCCGCAACAGTGAAGTTATTCATGCGGGGATCTATTACCCGAAAGAATTCCTGAAAAGCCACCTTTGCCTTCAAGGCAACCGTCTTCTTTACAGCTGGTGTGAAAAGCATCATGTTCCTCATCGGCGGATTGGCAAGCTGATCGTGGCGACCAACGAAGCGGAATGTGCCGATCTGGAACGAATCAAAATAACGGCACATGATAATGGTGTCGAAAAACTTGAGCTTCTGGGACGGGTGCAACTCAAATCCAAAGAGCCGGAAGTGAATGCCGTGGCGGCTCTGTTCTCTCCCGATACCGGGATCATTGACACACATCGGCTGATGCAAACACTGCTGGCAAGCGCCGGGAAAAAAGAGGCCATCATTACCTATCGGTCGGAAGTGACGGCCATTCATTTCGACGGGTCCGTCTGGGATTTGGAGATTAATAACGGCGAGTACCGCATCAGCACAAAAACTCTTATCAACAGCGCCGGACTTTCCGCCGATCTTATTGCCGCTCTTACCGGCATAGACATTGATGCGGCGGGCTACCGGTTAAAGCCCTGTAAAGGGAATTATTTCACAGCGGCGCCATCACCCCGGATTCATCATCTCATCTACCCTGTTCCCGTGAAAAATAACGTTGGCCTCGGTATCCACGCAACACTTGATCTTTCCGGGCGTGTGCGCTTCGGTCCTGACAGCCGCTATTTGTCCGATGACAGGGCGTTCGACTATGCCGTGGATGAAGGCCTGAAAACAGCTTTTCACGAGTCGATCCAAAGATATCTTCCCGGTGTTTCCCTGGATGCTCTGACCCCGGACATGAGCGGCATACGACCCAAGATTCAGGGACCCGGCGACCCGGCGATGGATTTTGTCATCCGGGAA
- the rfbC gene encoding dTDP-4-dehydrorhamnose 3,5-epimerase, which translates to MNIIKTDLPDVLIIEPRVFGDARGFFFESFNQKDWQEKTGLRTTFVQDNHSRSERHVLRGLHYQIQQPQGKLVRVVRGKVFDVAVDIRRSSPDFGRWVSTELSEDNHRQLWIPEGFAHGFLVLTDFAEFLYKTTDYWAPRYERTIIWNDPDLAIQWPLEQQPVLSTKDRDGVSFKKAEYFK; encoded by the coding sequence ATGAATATTATTAAGACCGATCTTCCCGATGTCCTCATTATAGAACCGCGTGTCTTCGGCGACGCGAGGGGATTTTTCTTTGAAAGCTTCAACCAGAAAGATTGGCAGGAGAAAACCGGTCTGCGGACGACTTTTGTTCAGGACAATCATTCCCGTTCTGAACGCCATGTACTGCGAGGTCTGCACTACCAGATTCAGCAACCCCAGGGCAAACTGGTGCGCGTTGTCAGGGGTAAAGTGTTCGATGTCGCGGTGGATATTCGCCGGTCATCGCCGGACTTTGGCCGGTGGGTAAGCACTGAGCTTTCCGAAGATAATCACCGCCAGCTGTGGATCCCCGAAGGCTTTGCCCATGGATTTCTGGTGTTAACCGACTTTGCCGAATTTCTCTATAAAACGACAGACTACTGGGCGCCCCGATACGAACGCACGATTATCTGGAACGACCCGGATCTGGCTATCCAATGGCCGTTGGAACAACAGCCGGTACTCTCGACAAAAGACCGCGATGGTGTATCCTTCAAAAAGGCGGAATATTTTAAATGA
- a CDS encoding polysaccharide biosynthesis protein, producing the protein MNPQLKNPKFYLMIFSDILLFIVALCLSYLIRFEFSFDNVYTRQIYGLILWIVPLKLVVFLLGGLYRGMWRFTGVRDFWLLAKACLLSTMLIMLIILIAKGFQGYSRGVFIADGIITFMLTGGVRMAIRSFYAVLMSPNANVHPPAHTRMTKVLIIGAGQAGEKILREIIENYNLNYEVVGFIDDDAAKQGRTIHGIRVLGTLDHLSAIIEKEDIQQILIAIPSASGDKIRRIVESCQQSNTSYKILPGIGDLIDGRVSVKFLRDISYEDLLGRSPVQLDTEGIRSYLDGKIILITGCGGSIGSELCRQVVKYQPRNLILIDSSESSLFSIQMEMQNENYCRRCEAVLGQVQDEVLMNTVFEKYKPDVVFHAAAYKHVPMMEKNPWQAVYNNIIGSRVIMETAVRHHVDRFVLVSTDKAVRPTNVMGASKRVTELIMQCQKGNGTRFMAVRFGNVVGSSGSVIPFFRRQIEQGGPVTVTHPEVNRFFMTIPEASQMILQAGTMGEGGEIFILKMGTPVKIIDMARDLIRLSGKEPDVDIKIVFTGLREGEKLYEELITEGEDILPTGHKKVMVLRSDSLFSGAANPDDAKENLYREIDELVKMAERHDAKSIKAKLKEIVPEFAPQENDSVL; encoded by the coding sequence TTTACTTAATGATATTTTCGGATATTCTGCTTTTCATTGTTGCTCTTTGTTTGTCCTATTTGATTCGCTTTGAATTTTCTTTTGACAATGTTTACACCCGGCAAATCTATGGTCTGATTCTCTGGATAGTCCCTCTAAAACTTGTTGTCTTCCTTTTGGGTGGGCTTTATCGTGGTATGTGGCGTTTCACCGGCGTGAGGGATTTCTGGCTTTTAGCCAAGGCTTGTCTCTTGTCAACGATGCTGATCATGTTGATTATTCTGATTGCCAAAGGATTTCAGGGATATTCCCGCGGCGTTTTTATCGCTGATGGTATTATCACCTTCATGTTGACCGGCGGGGTCCGAATGGCGATCCGATCTTTCTATGCCGTCCTGATGAGCCCGAACGCAAATGTCCATCCACCGGCTCACACCCGAATGACAAAAGTACTAATCATCGGTGCCGGACAGGCCGGTGAAAAGATATTGCGCGAGATCATCGAAAATTACAACCTTAATTATGAAGTAGTCGGCTTTATTGACGACGATGCTGCAAAGCAGGGGCGGACCATTCACGGGATACGGGTATTGGGGACGTTAGACCATCTGTCCGCCATCATTGAGAAAGAAGACATCCAGCAAATCCTTATCGCTATTCCGTCCGCCAGCGGCGATAAAATCAGGCGGATTGTGGAATCCTGCCAACAAAGCAATACCTCTTATAAAATATTGCCCGGTATCGGTGATCTGATTGACGGTCGGGTCAGCGTGAAGTTTCTCAGGGATATCAGCTACGAGGATCTGCTGGGACGGTCGCCCGTCCAACTTGATACTGAAGGCATCCGCAGCTATCTTGACGGCAAAATCATTTTGATTACCGGCTGCGGCGGCTCCATCGGTTCCGAGCTTTGCCGGCAGGTGGTCAAATATCAGCCCCGCAATCTGATTTTGATTGACTCCAGTGAGTCCAGTCTTTTCAGCATTCAGATGGAAATGCAAAACGAAAATTACTGCCGCCGCTGTGAAGCCGTTTTGGGACAGGTGCAGGACGAAGTTTTGATGAATACTGTTTTTGAGAAGTACAAACCCGATGTTGTATTTCACGCGGCGGCCTATAAGCATGTGCCCATGATGGAGAAAAATCCCTGGCAGGCCGTTTATAATAATATTATCGGGAGCCGTGTGATTATGGAGACGGCTGTGCGGCACCACGTGGATCGATTTGTATTGGTTTCGACCGATAAAGCCGTTCGCCCGACGAACGTCATGGGCGCCAGTAAGCGGGTGACGGAATTGATTATGCAATGCCAAAAGGGAAATGGCACCCGGTTTATGGCGGTAAGATTCGGCAATGTGGTTGGTTCGTCCGGGTCCGTAATTCCTTTTTTCCGCCGTCAGATCGAACAGGGCGGGCCGGTCACCGTCACGCATCCGGAAGTAAACCGTTTCTTCATGACCATTCCCGAAGCGTCGCAAATGATCCTGCAGGCCGGTACGATGGGGGAGGGCGGTGAAATCTTCATTCTAAAAATGGGAACCCCCGTCAAAATCATCGATATGGCACGGGATCTAATTCGTCTTTCGGGTAAAGAACCGGATGTGGACATTAAAATTGTTTTTACCGGTTTGCGGGAAGGTGAAAAGTTATATGAAGAGCTGATTACGGAGGGGGAAGATATTCTGCCTACCGGGCATAAAAAAGTCATGGTTTTGCGTTCAGACAGCCTCTTCAGCGGTGCGGCGAATCCCGATGACGCTAAAGAAAATCTTTATCGTGAAATCGATGAACTGGTGAAGATGGCGGAGCGTCACGACGCAAAAAGCATTAAAGCAAAACTCAAGGAAATTGTGCCTGAGTTTGCACCGCAGGAAAACGATAGCGTTCTTTAA
- the rfbA gene encoding glucose-1-phosphate thymidylyltransferase: MTGIQKGIILAGGAGSRLYPLTLVASKQLQPVYDKPMIYYPLSTLMMAGIREILIISTPQDTPRFEALLGDGSRWGIKLSYKVQPEPKGIAQAFLVGEDFIAGDAVCLILGDNIFYGNLGLHKIVKEFQNGAVIFGYYVNDPERYGVVEFDPVGKAISIEEKPAKPKSNYAVPGLYLYDQSITQIAKTMKPSARGELEITDVNMEYLRRGGLHVVPLGRGIAWLDTGTHTSLLEASHFIGTLEARQGLKIACLEEIAFRMGFVDKKKMKQVIEETPKSSYRDYLERILKEKSYHEYY; the protein is encoded by the coding sequence ATGACAGGCATTCAAAAAGGCATCATTCTGGCCGGCGGCGCGGGCAGCAGACTTTATCCGCTGACGCTGGTGGCCAGCAAACAATTACAGCCGGTTTATGATAAACCGATGATTTACTATCCTCTGTCCACGCTCATGATGGCGGGGATTCGTGAAATTCTGATTATTTCCACGCCGCAGGATACGCCCCGCTTTGAAGCCCTGCTGGGCGACGGCAGCCGCTGGGGTATCAAGCTCTCTTATAAAGTGCAACCGGAGCCCAAGGGGATTGCCCAGGCGTTTCTGGTCGGTGAAGACTTTATTGCCGGAGATGCCGTTTGTCTGATCCTGGGAGACAATATCTTTTACGGCAATCTGGGACTTCATAAAATCGTCAAAGAATTTCAAAACGGCGCGGTCATTTTCGGCTATTACGTCAACGACCCGGAACGCTATGGCGTTGTGGAATTTGACCCGGTGGGGAAAGCCATCAGCATTGAAGAGAAACCGGCGAAACCCAAGTCCAATTACGCCGTGCCCGGATTGTATCTTTATGATCAAAGCATCACGCAGATCGCCAAAACCATGAAGCCGTCGGCGCGCGGTGAATTGGAAATCACGGATGTCAATATGGAATATTTGCGGCGCGGCGGCCTGCACGTGGTTCCCCTGGGACGCGGCATTGCCTGGCTGGATACAGGCACGCACACCAGCCTTTTAGAGGCCAGTCATTTTATCGGAACTCTGGAGGCGCGGCAGGGATTGAAAATTGCCTGCCTGGAAGAAATCGCTTTTCGCATGGGATTTGTGGATAAGAAGAAGATGAAACAGGTGATAGAAGAAACACCCAAATCGTCTTATCGGGATTATCTGGAAAGAATCCTGAAGGAAAAATCGTACCATGAATATTATTAA
- a CDS encoding MarR family EPS-associated transcriptional regulator, translated as MLMRVIDTNPQMTQRELSSHLGLSLGKINFLMKAMIEKGFVKANNFKNSNNKIAYLYYLTPRGIEEKAKITYRFLKLKLAEYERLEEEIRQLEQEVNSKQFPVK; from the coding sequence ATGCTTATGCGGGTCATCGATACGAATCCGCAAATGACACAGCGTGAGCTGTCGTCTCACCTGGGCTTAAGTCTCGGCAAAATCAATTTTTTAATGAAGGCTATGATTGAAAAGGGTTTTGTCAAAGCAAATAATTTTAAAAACTCCAATAATAAAATTGCATACCTGTATTACCTGACGCCAAGGGGCATCGAAGAAAAAGCAAAGATCACTTATCGCTTTCTAAAGTTGAAACTGGCAGAATATGAAAGGCTGGAGGAAGAAATCCGGCAGTTGGAGCAGGAAGTTAATTCAAAGCAATTTCCGGTGAAATAG